A single Triticum dicoccoides isolate Atlit2015 ecotype Zavitan chromosome 2A, WEW_v2.0, whole genome shotgun sequence DNA region contains:
- the LOC119354367 gene encoding GTPase activating protein 1-like, whose protein sequence is MAAGAASQLSLSSRAVLEFPPWTMCCVAAPIAANVAPQHPPWPALHIRFSTFTVFTMRCVAAPVAANGASPEEAPRVLQGAGSPAARSGGSGAGGSGVATRLNMALRAWLQRPSRKETSTAIDLLLLRGSSMERLLGLLKVKVVSGVNLAICDPLAHSSDPYVAIRLGQQKVKSGIKYKSTKPEWNEELTLSITNWTLPVKIEVFDHDTFTKDDSMGDAEFSILNFVEIAKKDLSHVPDDTVMKTIHPDKGNCFSTESHITWKDGKVSQNIVLKLRNTDTSEIILHLEWVNIPGTVQ, encoded by the exons ATGGCCGCCGGTGCTGCATCGCAGCTTTCGCTGTCGTCACGCGCTGTCTTGGAGTTTCCGCCATGGACGATGTGTTGCGTCGCAGCACCCATCGCTGCCAACGTTGCACCGCAGCATCCGCCATGGCCGGCGCTGCATATTAGATTCTCAACTTTCACCGTCTTCACCATGCGCTGCGTCGCAGCACCCGTCGCTGCCAATGGAGCTTCGCCG GAGGAGGCACCGAGGGTGTTACAAGGGGCCGGCTCTCCGGCCGCCCGCAGCGGTGGTTCTGGTGCCGGCGGTAGCGGCGTTGCTACAAGGCTGAACATGGCACTGCGAGCCTGGTTG CAGCGCCCCTCGCGTAAAGAAACGTCCACGGCGATCGATCTTCTTCTTCTCCGCGGCTCCTCCATGGAGCGCCTGCTTGGGCTGCTCAAGGTGAAGGTGGTCAGCGGGGTGAACCTGGCCATCTGCGACCCCCTCGCCCACAGCAGCGACCCCTACGTCGCCATCCGCCTCGGACAGCAG AAAGTGAAGTCCGGTATCAAATATAAATCCACCAAGCCGGAATGGAACGAGGAGCTCACCCTGTCCATCACTAACTGGACGCTCCCCGTTAAGATT GAAGTCTTTGACCATGATACTTTCACCAAGGATGACAGCATGGGCGATGCAGAGTTCAGCATCCTCAACTTTGTCGAGATCGCCAAGAAGGACCTCAGCCACGTCCCTGACGACACCGTGATGAAGACGATCCACCCTGACAAGGGCAACTGCTTCTCCACCGAGAGCCACATCACATGGAAAGACGGCAAGGTCTCTCAGAACATTGTCCTCAAGCTGAGGAACACCGACACCAGCGAGATCATCCTGCACCTGGAGTGGGTTAACATCCCAGGCACGGTGCAGTGA